The following proteins are encoded in a genomic region of Oryzias latipes chromosome 17, ASM223467v1:
- the nmnat3 gene encoding nicotinamide/nicotinic acid mononucleotide adenylyltransferase 3: protein MMVTRRVPLVLLACGSFNPITNQHMRLFELARDHLHATGQYQVMGGIVSPVSDGYGKQGLALAKHRNAMAKLALGTSSWVTVDEWESQQPDWTETVETMRYHSERILKELGTHRDPNGNTPPLSCVSPQLKLLCGADFLNSFKVPGLWLDKHVEELVGRFGLVCVSRGSLQSERAVHESDLLHRHRHNIFLVTEWVRNETSATEVRRALRRGLSVKYLVPDSVIDYIHQHNLYTEDSERRNEGTLLRPLVKQARQPGKSLDD, encoded by the exons ATGATGGTCACCCGCCGTGTTCCTCTGGTTTTGTTAGCCTGCGGCTCTTTTAATCCAATCACTAACCAGCATATGAGGCTGTTTGAGCTGGCCAGAGACCATCTGCACGCCACAG GCCAGTACCAAGTGATGGGTGGCATCGTGTCTCCGGTTAGTGACGGCTATGGAAAGCAAGGCCTGGCGCTGGCTAAGCATCGCAATGCGATGGCAAAACTGGCACTTGGGACCTCCAGCTGGGTCACCGTTGATGAGTGGGAGAGCCAGCAGCCGGACTGGACAGAGACTGTGGAAACCATGAG ATATCATTCTGAACGCATTCTGAAGGAACTGGGAACGCACAGGGACCCCAATGGAAACACACCCCCTCTCTCCT GTGTTTCCCCACAGCTAAAGCTCCTGTGCGGAGCCGATTTCCTGAACAGCTTTAAGGTTCCAGGCCTCTGGCTGGACAAGCACGTGGAGGAGCTGGTCGGGCGCTTCGGCCTCGTCTGCGTCAGCAGAGGAAGCTTGCAGTCCGAGCGCGCTGTACACGAGTCCGACCTGCTGCACCGCCACAGACAtaacattttccttgtgacggaGTGGGTGAGGAATGAGACAAGTGCCACAGAGGTCCGACGTGCACTGAGGCGGGGTCTGAGTGTGAAATACCTCGTCCCGGACTCTGTGATAGACTATATTCACCAGCACAATCTGTACACAGAGGACAGCGAGAGGAGAAACGAGGGCACGCTACTGAGACCCCTTGTCAAGCAGGCGCGGCAGCCTGGGAAGAGTCTGGATGACTGA
- the LOC105356224 gene encoding retinol-binding protein 1: MSVDLNGYWKMVSNDNFDDYMKALGVNAAIRTIASLLKTDKDIVQDGDHFQIKTLSTFKNYHMDFHVGQEFEEDLSGVDNRKCMTTINWEGDKLVCVQKGEIEGRGWTHWVVGDELHLELRAGGAVCKQVYKKTT; encoded by the exons ATGTCTGTGGATCTCAACGGATACTGGAAGATGGTTTCCAATGACAACTTTGATGACTACATGAAGGCTCTCG GTGTGAATGCAGCCATCAGGACTATTGCCAGTTTACTAAAGACTGACAAGGACATAGTTCAGGATGGGGATCACTTTCAAATCAAGACCCTCAGCACCTTCAAAAACTACCACATGGACTTCCACGTGGGACAAGAGTTTGAAGAGGATCTCAGCGGCGTGGATAACAGGAAGTGCATG ACCACCATCAACTGGGAAGGAGACAAACTGGTTTGTGTTCAGAAGGGAGAGATTGAAGGAAGAGGATGGACCCACTGGGTGGTGGGAGATGAGCTTCATCTG GAGCTGAGAGCTGGAGGAGCTGTTTGCAAGCAGGTTTACAAGAAGACAACATGA
- the LOC105356225 gene encoding retinol-binding protein 2 — translation MPPDISGKWILETNDRLEDYMKALNIDFATRKIALALSQTKLITQDGDKFTIKTCSTFRNYEISFTVGVEFDEHTVGLDNRHVKSLIKWEGDELVCTQTGQKANRGWKHWLQSEKLYLELTCEDVVCLQVFKRKE, via the exons ATGCCTCCAGACATCAGTGGGAAATGGATTCTGGAAACCAATGACAGACTGGAGGATTACATGAAAGCGCTAA ATATTGACTTTGCCACAAGGAAAATTGCCCTTGCCTTGTCACAGACCAAACTGATAACCCAAGACGGAGACAAGTTTACCATCAAAACATGCAGCACCTTTAGGAATTATGAGATTTCCTTCACTGTGGGGGTGGAATTTGACGAGCATACTGTAGGATTAGACAACAGACATGTCAAG agTTTGATAAAGTGGGAGGGGGATGAGCTGGTGTGCACTCAGACAGGACAGAAAGCCAATCGTGGCTGGAAACACTGGTTACAAAGCGAAAAACTCTACCTG GAGCTGACGTGTGAAGATGTGGTGTGTCTTCAGGTGTTCAAGAGAAAAGAATAG